GGTGGAGGCGGGACCAAGCCTATTATGATCAAGCCGACTGGCGCGGCACCTGGGCTCAAGACGGTGGCGTGTTTGCCAATCAGGCGAGCCACCATGTCGACCTCCTCGAGTGGTTCCTTGGCGAGCCGGAAAGCGTTTACGCCACGGCGCGGACGGCGCTCGTCAATATCGAGACCGAGGATACAGGTGTTGCCGTCATCCGCTTTCGCAATGGTGCCATAGGCGTTGTGGAAGCGACAACAGCAGCCCGGCCCCGAGATCTGGAAGGCTCCCTATCCATCCTTGGAGAGAAAGGAACGGTTGAAATCGGTGGCTTCGCGGTTAACGAGATGCGTGTCTGGCAATTCGCCGATGCACAGCCAGAAGACGAAGCGGTCCGTCAGAACGCGCATACCAATCCACCAAACGTCTACGGATTTGGTCATGCTGCTTACCTGCACAATGTCGTCGAAACCATTCGAAACGGCAAGCGTGCTCTCGTTGACGGGCTGGAAGGTCGTAAATCACTTGAGCTGATCTCCGCAATCTACGAATCCATCTTCAGCAGGCAGGAAGTCCATCTGCGCTTCCGAGCCCGGCAAAGTCGCCTTGGGCGAGCGTAATAGCGGGTCCTTACGCGTTTCCACTTATCCCTTGATCTCGATCAGCTTCCAGCTTGCTTTAGGATCTGCAGCAGCACATCTTTATCCTTGTGCTCCGGTTCCATTCTCAGAATGCGTGAGGCGATGGTTCGCGCCTGGGCCGAGCGCCCGGTGTTCAGATAGGACACGCCAAGCAGGATCATGCTGCCCCCCTTCAGAGTCGACGGGGGGACATTATCCAGGAAATTCTCCAGCTGGTCGGGGTCGAGCACCCGATGCATGCGGAACAGGCTGTGGAAGCCGAAGGTCTCCACCGGCTCGGCGATTTCGGCCCCTGTGGCCACCCGCTCCACCGAGAAGCGGTCGGCCAGGGCGGGGGGCGCGTAGGTGATGCCGTAGCGCTCCTGGAGCAGGCGCCGGTGGGTCCGGCACAGATGATAGTCTTCCGGGTGCAGTTCGGTGACCTCGGGATCGGCGGTGGCCTCCAGAAGCCGCCGCGAGCGCAAGGAGAAGCCGCCGTTGCCAACGTTGGCCGCATCGTCGAATAGGGTCCAGCGGGCGCCGATGTAGTCGTAGGCCTTGTACTCCTCCGACCACAGCCGGGCGTCGAGGATGAAGCCGTCCCATTGCACGATCAGCACATAGGGCGTCTCGATGTGGCGGTGCAACTCCTTCAGGACGAACCGGCTATAGGCCTCGGAGGTCGGCAGCCGGTCGATCACGCGCGAGCGGATCGTCGGCAGCCCGAACTCCCGGTCGGTCAGGAACAGGACGTCCTCGAAGCGGCATTGGGCCAGGCAGTTCTTCAGGGCCACCAGCGCATGGTCATGGTAGAAGGTGTCGATGCAGCACAGCGTCACGTCCTTCAGCTGCGGGCGCAGCGACGGATCGGCCTCGCTGGAGCCTGATCTCGCC
The DNA window shown above is from Azospirillum sp. TSA2s and carries:
- a CDS encoding Gfo/Idh/MocA family protein, whose translation is MATHPKLGFALVGCGRIAVRHAELLGSGRIEGASLSAVCDLVEERAKAFGERWGVPAFTSAETMMEALGNRIDVLSILTPSGSHAKLTVDLAVHGKHILVEKPMALTLEDADAMIAACDAAGVKLFVVKQNRFNLPVTHLREAFDAGRFGKIVMGTVRVRWRRDQAYYDQADWRGTWAQDGGVFANQASHHVDLLEWFLGEPESVYATARTALVNIETEDTGVAVIRFRNGAIGVVEATTAARPRDLEGSLSILGEKGTVEIGGFAVNEMRVWQFADAQPEDEAVRQNAHTNPPNVYGFGHAAYLHNVVETIRNGKRALVDGLEGRKSLELISAIYESIFSRQEVHLRFRARQSRLGRA
- a CDS encoding DUF5672 family protein, whose product is MVSPSQALAIAIQHHKAGRLPDAEAVYGAILRQVPDAADALYLWGVARGQRGDRPMAELLCRQAVEREAKLRLFDAELGAPVRARGDFDHLARLFAADVALRPGCRLLARSGSSEADPSLRPQLKDVTLCCIDTFYHDHALVALKNCLAQCRFEDVLFLTDREFGLPTIRSRVIDRLPTSEAYSRFVLKELHRHIETPYVLIVQWDGFILDARLWSEEYKAYDYIGARWTLFDDAANVGNGGFSLRSRRLLEATADPEVTELHPEDYHLCRTHRRLLQERYGITYAPPALADRFSVERVATGAEIAEPVETFGFHSLFRMHRVLDPDQLENFLDNVPPSTLKGGSMILLGVSYLNTGRSAQARTIASRILRMEPEHKDKDVLLQILKQAGS